The DNA segment ATCAAAAAAAGCTGCCTGTGTTGAAAATCCCTTAAAGTCCAGTCCATATTTCTGTGCTTCTTCCCTGAATGTAAGATCCCCCTGATTTATGAACAGCTGGTTTTTCCCATGAACAACCTTATAATTTCCGACCTGGCAAACATAAATATCCAGGAGGCCATCACCATTAACGTCGGCCATTGTTACCCCGGTCTTCCAGTCACCCTCACCTGCCACTCCTGCTTTTAGGGTAATATCCTCAAATTTTAAATTTCCTTTGTTTAAGTAGAGTTTGTTGGGGTTTTGGTTTGAAGTGAAATATAAGTCAGTTAGACCATCATTATTTATATCTCCGGCAGCTACCCCAGCACCGTTGTTGAAATATAGATATTGGATCATATTAAACTGCTCGGATTCTGTCAACTGATTAATATAATCAACATTCGTAACTGCAGGGGTTAACAACGTAAACAATTCTTTTGTCCCATTCTCCTCACGGTTACAGGAAAAAATCAATAAAAGTATAGTCAGAATGAGAACAAATATTTTCATTTTAAAACATTATTGATAACACAGGAATAAAATTGATAGAATCATTGATGAGGGGCATATGATAATGTTACAAATACATGCTTTCAAAAATAATCTTTTTAGTTGATAAATATGCTTTGAAGAATTTCTCTGATGTCAGGATTTTTTCTAAAACCCACTCATTAGGAAAAACCTATTATGTTCCAAACTGTGATGAGAACACGAGTTTTTATTTTTTATTTTTATTTTTATTAATAACTTAGGGACGGATAATAAACTTAGTTCTTTTAATAATAAACCTTTTAACCCAACTTTAATGCCTATGAAAAAACTCTAACCCCGGAAGGTTGGGAGAACCTTCTTTACTTGCCCGGTTTCAATCAACTGGGTACTAACCTAAAAGTATTTTTAACACTAAACCCTAACATTATGACAAAAAGACTATCAAATTTTATCTCATTACTCTTGCATTTTAAAAGAATGTGTATAGTGATGGGAGTAACGACTGTTCTGTTATTGTCAGGATCGGTCCAGGCTGCATCATTTCCAGATGATCAGCAAAAAACAATAAAAGGCCAGATTACTGACGAAACCGGAGCCCCCCTCGCAGGTGTAAATGTTCTTGAAAAGAATACGACAAACGGAGTAATAGCGAATGCCGATGGAAAGTATTCCATTTCAGTTGCATCTACGAATTCTATTCTTGTTTTTTCTTTTATTGGATACGAAACACAGGAAGCGACAATCGGATCAAGATCAGTTGTCGATGTGTCACTTAAATTGGCTCTGACCGGCCTTGACGAGATCATTGTTGTCGGCTATGGAACACAGCAAAAAAGAGCTATATCCGGCTCAGTTACCAAGGTTGCAGAAAAAGACTTTAATGCGGGTATTACAAGGACCGCCGCTGATTTTATTCAGGGTAAGGTTGCCGGATTAACAATAACAACTTCCAGCGGAGATGTAACCTCACAACAGTCCATGAGGTTAAGAGGTACTTCATCATTAACCGGAAGCAGTGAACCATTTGTTGTAATAGATGGAGTCCCGGGATTGAGCCTGAACTCAGTTGCTCCTCAGGATATTGAATCAATCAGTGTCCTTAAAGATGCTTCAGCTTCAGCAATTTATGGTTCGCGATCTGCCAGCGGGGTAATACTTATAACTACTAAAAGGGGAGTTCAGAATAAAACCACTGTAGATTATAATGGATATTTGGCATTTGACGTTTTAAGCAACAAGCCGGATGTACTGACAGCTGGCGAATACAGGCAATGGGCTGCAGATAATAGTGTTGACATCAGTGTTTTTGATAAGGGAGCCAATACCGATTGGTTTAAAGAAATCTCAAGAACAGGAATAAGTCAAAATCACGATTTTTCACTTTCAGGAGCAGGAACAAATAATAGTTATAGGGTATCCGTTTCTTATCTCGATCAAGAGGGTGTTATGATGGACAACTACCAGGAGAGAATAAATACCAGGTTTTCAATAAATCAAAAGGCCCTGAAAGACAGGTTGGATATTAATATATCAGGAGGCCTCAACCAGAGGGACTATCAGGCTACTACAACATATAATTTCGTTCTGGCTTATAACGTGGTGCCTACAATCCCGGTAAAAAACGCAGACGGAACATGGTGGGATTCTGATGAATATGACCAGGGCAACCCGGTAAGAAATATGACATATAATTCGGCTCCCCGGAAAACAAGTCTGATCTTTGTAAATGGAAAAGCAGATCTGAAAATTACAAAGAGCCTGACAGCAGGAATCAACTTTTACAAGGAACGCAACTCATACGATGCCAGCAATTACTCTGATTCAAGGACACGTCAGGGAAGAGCATCTACCGGATTTGCATCGCGTTCTTCCTCCACCAGTGATAAAACTCTTATTGAAACTACTTTAAATTATGCAAAGAAGTTTGGCAAGCATGATGTTGGGCTTCTGGGTGGTTATTCTTATGAAGATTACTATTACCAGTCCTCTTTTGCACAAAACCGTTATTTTGTTACAAACCTCTTCGGTCCAAACAACCTTGGTTCAGGTGAACAGCTACTAACCGGCGACGTAGGCTC comes from the Bacteroidales bacterium genome and includes:
- a CDS encoding TonB-dependent receptor, coding for MGVTTVLLLSGSVQAASFPDDQQKTIKGQITDETGAPLAGVNVLEKNTTNGVIANADGKYSISVASTNSILVFSFIGYETQEATIGSRSVVDVSLKLALTGLDEIIVVGYGTQQKRAISGSVTKVAEKDFNAGITRTAADFIQGKVAGLTITTSSGDVTSQQSMRLRGTSSLTGSSEPFVVIDGVPGLSLNSVAPQDIESISVLKDASASAIYGSRSASGVILITTKRGVQNKTTVDYNGYLAFDVLSNKPDVLTAGEYRQWAADNSVDISVFDKGANTDWFKEISRTGISQNHDFSLSGAGTNNSYRVSVSYLDQEGVMMDNYQERINTRFSINQKALKDRLDINISGGLNQRDYQATTTYNFVLAYNVVPTIPVKNADGTWWDSDEYDQGNPVRNMTYNSAPRKTSLIFVNGKADLKITKSLTAGINFYKERNSYDASNYSDSRTRQGRASTGFASRSSSTSDKTLIETTLNYAKKFGKHDVGLLGGYSYEDYYYQSSFAQNRYFVTNLFGPNNLGSGEQLLTGDVGSDASMNKLISFFGRMNYSFADRYIISATVRRDGSSKFGADNKWGTFPSVSAAWRLIDEPFMEGLKGVFDELKLRVGYGSSGNQSGLNPYQSLSLYGSSGLYFDNGAWHTAYGVSQNPNPDLRWETTSMFNVGVDFSIFNARLNGTIEYYNKVTDDLLYNYSVPVPPYMYSTMMANVGSMENKGLELTLSGDVIRSNDFRWTLSVNAAHNENKITSLSNAEFTTSSIKTGSAWVRGGSTNTTHIIQEGYQVGQFYGPECLGIDETGKYIINDMVDGIPGFTITDYTYIGQAQPKLTYGVNSTTTYKNFELSLFLRGVYGNDVLNFSKMSYANLQWLPGANVLSSALTMGLKQSPFYNSYYIEKGSFARLDNLTFAYLLSPKDMLGVSRIRFYGTVHNLMTITKYKGVDPEVPMSGLDPGVEGREYYPKTRTYILGINVTF